The Hymenobacter sp. DG01 genome has a segment encoding these proteins:
- a CDS encoding IS110 family transposase yields MPTAHPCTSPLKFVVGIDIAKDTFVACFGQIDARQHLRFGKQTSFDNTLTGFAALLSWTEKQAVLPAPIWFVVEATGVYYEELAYFLSDKAQALSVLLPNKAKHFAQSTEQKSKTDQLDARLLCRLGLERALPAWQPPSPALRQLRALARERQSLTGHGARLKVKIHAYQHSYQPDARSLSRLATQQTLIQQQLLAVDQDLAALLEAEPELGRKLRQLTSVLGIGLTTAIVVVAETSGFVLVDNERQLASYAGLDVVQRQSGLFAGATRISRRGNVRLRTALYLPAISSLRYNPQQMAFYTRLRARHPNGKPGVIAVMRKLLLLCYSLWKNDRMYDPQYHPAVNELAAALESVHPETNEKAPV; encoded by the coding sequence ATGCCTACCGCCCATCCCTGCACCAGCCCACTCAAATTTGTCGTGGGCATCGACATTGCGAAAGATACTTTCGTCGCCTGTTTTGGGCAAATTGATGCCCGCCAGCACCTGCGCTTCGGCAAACAGACATCATTCGACAACACGCTGACTGGCTTTGCTGCTTTGCTTAGTTGGACTGAAAAACAAGCGGTGCTGCCGGCTCCCATTTGGTTTGTAGTAGAGGCCACAGGCGTCTACTACGAAGAACTGGCCTATTTTCTAAGTGATAAGGCGCAAGCACTCAGCGTGCTCCTCCCCAACAAGGCGAAGCATTTTGCACAGAGCACCGAGCAAAAGAGCAAAACGGACCAACTTGATGCGCGCTTACTCTGCCGGCTCGGGTTGGAGCGTGCCTTGCCTGCCTGGCAACCGCCCTCACCAGCCTTACGGCAATTACGGGCGCTGGCCCGCGAGCGGCAAAGCTTAACCGGACATGGGGCACGCCTCAAGGTGAAAATCCATGCCTATCAGCACAGCTATCAACCCGATGCCCGTTCCCTGTCCCGCTTGGCCACCCAACAAACACTTATTCAGCAGCAGTTGCTCGCCGTTGACCAGGACCTCGCCGCCTTGCTGGAAGCGGAACCCGAACTTGGTCGCAAGTTGAGACAGCTGACGAGTGTGCTTGGCATCGGTTTGACCACCGCTATCGTGGTCGTCGCCGAAACCAGCGGCTTCGTGCTCGTGGATAACGAGCGGCAACTGGCTTCCTACGCCGGGTTGGATGTAGTGCAACGCCAAAGTGGGCTGTTTGCCGGAGCCACGCGCATCTCGCGCCGAGGGAACGTACGCTTGCGTACGGCCCTTTATCTACCGGCTATCAGCAGCTTGCGTTACAACCCGCAGCAGATGGCCTTCTATACCCGACTGCGGGCGAGACACCCCAACGGCAAGCCTGGTGTGATTGCGGTCATGCGCAAACTCCTCCTGCTTTGCTACTCTCTGTGGAAAAATGACCGGATGTACGACCCGCAGTACCACCCCGCAGTTAACGAATTAGCAGCAGCGCTCGAATCCGTTCACCCCGAAACCAACGAGAAAGCACCAGTTTAG
- a CDS encoding GDCCVxC domain-containing (seleno)protein produces MLTLEPKAPLLTSVLTCPVCGHAQAEQMPTDACQYFYECTSCHTVLKPLAGDCCVYCSYGSVPCPPIQEQGSGSCCG; encoded by the coding sequence ATGCTTACGCTCGAACCAAAGGCCCCGTTGCTTACTTCCGTCCTAACGTGCCCGGTATGCGGCCACGCGCAAGCGGAGCAAATGCCGACCGACGCTTGTCAATATTTCTACGAATGCACGAGTTGCCACACGGTCTTGAAACCGCTGGCCGGTGATTGCTGCGTGTACTGCTCTTATGGCTCGGTGCCCTGTCCGCCCATTCAGGAACAAGGTTCAGGAAGTTGCTGCGGCTAA
- the merTP gene encoding mercuric transport protein MerTP — translation MNTSPSSNKPLLGAGLVAALAASLCCITPLLAVLGGLGGVASAFAWLEPLRPYSVALTVGALGFAWYQQLKPAPAADACGCTVDTKPTFMQSKVFLGVVTVLAALLLAFPYYGAKLYPTPVAPVPVAASAAGPVWQTANYRIGGMTCDACAKHVEHAVQQLPGVQAVTVSYDQGTAQVRFDAAKSPAAQVAQAINGTGYKVLATN, via the coding sequence ATGAATACTTCCCCTTCTTCCAACAAACCCCTGCTCGGGGCCGGCTTGGTGGCGGCGCTGGCCGCGTCGCTGTGCTGCATCACGCCGCTGCTGGCGGTCCTGGGGGGCCTGGGCGGCGTGGCCTCGGCCTTTGCCTGGCTCGAACCCCTGCGGCCCTACTCAGTAGCCCTTACCGTGGGTGCACTGGGCTTTGCCTGGTATCAGCAACTCAAACCAGCGCCGGCCGCCGATGCCTGCGGCTGCACAGTGGACACAAAACCCACCTTTATGCAGTCCAAGGTCTTCCTAGGTGTGGTAACGGTACTGGCGGCGCTGCTGCTGGCCTTCCCTTACTACGGGGCAAAGTTGTACCCCACCCCAGTCGCACCCGTTCCAGTGGCCGCAAGTGCAGCCGGACCGGTCTGGCAAACGGCGAACTACCGCATCGGGGGCATGACCTGCGACGCCTGCGCGAAACACGTCGAGCACGCGGTGCAGCAGCTGCCGGGCGTGCAGGCCGTGACCGTTTCCTACGACCAGGGCACAGCGCAAGTCCGCTTTGATGCGGCCAAAAGCCCCGCCGCGCAGGTCGCCCAAGCTATTAACGGCACTGGCTACAAAGTGCTGGCCACGAACTAA
- a CDS encoding metalloregulator ArsR/SmtB family transcription factor, with product MTKKATACIRVFADTARIEQCQARLARVEPALLSLASVLALAGNEVRLKILLLLADEQQLCVCDIADVLQMTVSAVSQHLRKLKDGGVLHAHKVGQTVFYALSQPHLPILQPLLAGLAATPSLQSAL from the coding sequence ATGACTAAAAAAGCTACTGCCTGCATCCGGGTATTCGCTGATACGGCCCGTATCGAGCAGTGTCAGGCGCGATTGGCCCGCGTTGAGCCGGCCCTTCTGTCCCTGGCCTCGGTTCTGGCCCTGGCTGGCAACGAGGTGCGCCTGAAAATCCTGCTGCTACTGGCCGACGAACAGCAGTTGTGCGTGTGCGACATCGCCGACGTGCTGCAAATGACCGTCTCGGCCGTGTCCCAGCACTTACGCAAGCTCAAAGATGGGGGCGTGCTGCACGCCCATAAGGTCGGCCAGACCGTGTTTTATGCCCTCAGCCAACCGCATTTACCCATTCTGCAACCGCTATTGGCGGGCTTAGCGGCCACTCCTTCGCTTCAATCGGCCTTATGA
- the aspA gene encoding aspartate ammonia-lyase has translation MQTTRLEHDFLGERAIPDEVYYGIQTLRALENFHITGIPLKSEPLFVQALAYVKKAAAMANRDLGVLDSAIAECIIKACDRVASGELNDQFLTDMIQGGAGTSVNMNANEVIANVALELMGKRKGEYEFCHPNNHVNCSQSTNDAYPTAFRIALSNKLIGYSQALGELADAFAAKGEEFRNVLKMGRTQLQDAVPMSMGDEFRAFATNLREELLRIEDSRRLISEINMGATAIGTGVNAPHGYADLVTKHLREVTGLDLSLAGDLIEATYDTGAYVQLSGVLKRTAVKLSKICNDLRLLSSGPRTGLFEINLPPLQPGSSIMPGKVNPVVPEVVNQTAFYVIGADLTVTMAAEAGQLQLNVMEPVISFALFTSISYMTNACHTLREKCVVGITANAQHAENMVRNSIGIVTQLNPVLGYETSAEIAKEALKTGKTVHDIAVTDRQLLSQEKWDEIFTFENLIRPDFIQ, from the coding sequence ATGCAAACCACCCGGCTTGAACACGATTTCCTTGGCGAACGGGCTATCCCCGACGAAGTATATTATGGTATCCAGACCCTGCGGGCCCTGGAAAACTTCCACATCACGGGAATTCCGCTGAAATCGGAGCCGCTGTTTGTGCAGGCCCTGGCCTACGTGAAAAAAGCCGCTGCCATGGCCAACCGCGACCTGGGCGTGCTCGATTCGGCCATTGCTGAGTGCATTATCAAAGCCTGCGACCGGGTGGCCTCCGGGGAGTTGAACGACCAGTTTCTGACCGACATGATTCAGGGCGGAGCCGGTACTTCGGTGAACATGAATGCCAACGAGGTAATTGCCAACGTGGCCCTGGAGCTCATGGGCAAGCGCAAAGGCGAGTACGAGTTCTGCCATCCTAATAACCACGTCAACTGCTCCCAATCTACCAACGACGCCTACCCCACCGCCTTCCGCATAGCCCTCAGCAACAAGCTGATCGGTTATAGCCAGGCTCTGGGCGAGCTGGCCGATGCCTTTGCCGCCAAGGGTGAGGAATTCCGAAACGTGCTGAAAATGGGCCGTACCCAGCTGCAGGACGCCGTGCCCATGAGCATGGGCGACGAGTTCCGGGCCTTTGCCACCAACCTGCGCGAGGAGCTGCTGCGTATTGAAGACAGCCGCCGCCTCATCAGCGAAATTAACATGGGGGCCACGGCCATTGGTACCGGCGTAAATGCCCCCCACGGCTACGCCGACCTGGTAACCAAGCACCTGCGCGAGGTAACCGGCCTCGACCTGAGCCTAGCCGGCGACCTGATTGAAGCTACCTACGACACGGGCGCCTACGTGCAGCTCTCAGGGGTGCTGAAGCGCACCGCCGTGAAACTCTCCAAAATCTGTAACGATCTGCGCCTGCTGTCTTCGGGGCCGCGCACAGGCCTGTTCGAAATCAACCTGCCGCCCCTGCAGCCCGGCTCCAGCATCATGCCCGGCAAGGTAAACCCCGTGGTGCCGGAGGTAGTCAACCAAACGGCGTTTTATGTGATTGGGGCCGATTTGACGGTGACTATGGCGGCCGAAGCGGGCCAGCTGCAGCTGAACGTAATGGAGCCGGTTATTTCCTTTGCTCTGTTCACTTCTATTTCCTACATGACCAACGCCTGCCATACTCTGCGCGAAAAGTGCGTGGTAGGCATTACGGCCAATGCCCAGCACGCCGAAAATATGGTGCGCAACAGCATCGGCATCGTGACCCAGCTGAACCCGGTGCTGGGCTACGAAACCTCGGCCGAAATTGCCAAAGAAGCCCTCAAAACCGGCAAAACCGTGCACGACATTGCCGTAACCGACCGCCAGTTGCTGAGCCAGGAAAAGTGGGACGAAATTTTCACGTTTGAGAACCTGATCCGGCCTGATTTTATCCAATAA
- a CDS encoding S-adenosylmethionine decarboxylase family protein, translated as MHSYAPGLHILATFTSPPAALLNAPACRAFFTDQVAALGLTCVGEAYHAFPEGGFTAVLALTESHLSIHTWPEHGLATFDVFLSNFRRDNADRARELYAATLAFFGGEEQSKTEVRR; from the coding sequence ATGCATTCTTACGCACCCGGCCTCCATATCTTGGCCACCTTTACGTCCCCGCCTGCTGCCCTGCTCAACGCGCCGGCCTGCCGCGCCTTTTTTACAGACCAGGTAGCGGCGCTGGGCCTTACCTGCGTGGGCGAGGCCTATCACGCCTTTCCAGAAGGCGGCTTTACGGCTGTGCTGGCCCTCACCGAGTCGCACCTGAGCATTCATACCTGGCCCGAGCACGGCCTGGCTACCTTCGATGTGTTCCTGTCCAACTTCCGCCGCGACAACGCCGACCGGGCCCGGGAGCTGTACGCTGCTACCTTAGCCTTCTTCGGGGGCGAGGAGCAGTCGAAAACGGAGGTTCGCCGATGA
- a CDS encoding DUF4178 domain-containing protein, translating to MSTTLPPPAAPAQVECPSCWQQLPYYDAINSAFFGCPKCHTFFEYPEIGKPKPLQKFKAQPSLQRTLPLGTTGTLQGRPYRVTGYMWRRESKSTAHWEEYQLRHEETGAYHQLAVYQGHWMLIEPTEEQYRVQQGNSRRAFVETADDTFLLYNRYSPRVLHAEGEFDWNVLGDESLSISEYISPPLMLVRERTATKRVHWFRAQHLDPLEIQNGFRVVNSRIPFRTGVGAIEPGPAHATWPILRTFSLVVALLVVATHLFLMAWGNETVLDTDFVSSPQTVPLEQAVGSSADRPMHVSPSFTVPGTGALSIRLSANVDNSWLELPFTVVNEQTGQLFEATRGIEYYHGVEDGESWSEGSTETDALLNSVPAGRYHLNFYPAADASNQNPISFHATVQARASFGSNAFLALVLLLLYPAIQFVRRHYHEQQRWENSDYGPGAAS from the coding sequence ATGAGTACTACCCTACCCCCGCCCGCCGCGCCAGCCCAGGTAGAGTGCCCGAGTTGCTGGCAACAGCTTCCGTACTACGATGCCATCAACAGCGCCTTTTTCGGTTGCCCGAAGTGCCACACGTTTTTTGAGTATCCGGAAATAGGCAAGCCCAAGCCACTCCAGAAGTTCAAGGCTCAGCCCTCCCTGCAGCGCACCCTACCCCTCGGAACGACGGGAACCCTGCAGGGCCGGCCCTACCGGGTAACGGGCTACATGTGGCGGCGCGAATCCAAATCCACGGCGCATTGGGAGGAGTATCAGCTGCGGCACGAAGAAACCGGCGCTTATCACCAATTGGCTGTGTACCAGGGCCACTGGATGCTAATTGAGCCCACCGAGGAACAGTACCGCGTGCAGCAGGGCAACAGCCGCCGGGCCTTTGTGGAAACCGCCGACGATACTTTCCTGCTTTACAACCGCTACTCGCCACGTGTGCTCCACGCCGAGGGCGAGTTCGACTGGAATGTGCTGGGCGATGAAAGCCTCAGTATTTCCGAATACATTAGCCCGCCCTTGATGCTGGTGCGCGAGCGGACCGCGACCAAACGGGTGCACTGGTTTCGGGCCCAACACCTCGACCCGCTCGAAATTCAGAACGGCTTCCGCGTCGTCAACAGCCGCATTCCGTTCCGTACAGGCGTTGGCGCCATTGAGCCTGGGCCGGCTCATGCTACCTGGCCCATTCTGCGCACTTTCTCGTTGGTGGTGGCCCTGCTGGTGGTGGCCACCCACCTCTTCTTGATGGCCTGGGGCAACGAAACGGTACTTGACACGGACTTTGTCAGCAGCCCGCAAACCGTACCGCTGGAGCAGGCCGTGGGCAGCAGCGCCGACCGGCCCATGCACGTTTCGCCCTCGTTTACGGTGCCCGGAACCGGAGCCCTTTCCATCAGGCTCAGCGCCAACGTGGATAATAGCTGGCTGGAACTGCCCTTCACGGTGGTAAACGAGCAAACCGGGCAGCTGTTTGAGGCGACCCGGGGCATAGAATATTACCATGGGGTAGAAGACGGGGAAAGCTGGAGCGAGGGCAGCACCGAAACCGATGCCCTGCTCAACAGCGTCCCGGCCGGCCGCTACCACCTCAATTTCTATCCGGCCGCCGACGCCAGCAACCAGAACCCCATTTCTTTTCACGCCACGGTGCAGGCCCGGGCCTCCTTCGGCTCCAATGCGTTTCTGGCGCTGGTGCTGCTGCTGCTCTACCCGGCCATTCAGTTTGTCCGGCGCCACTACCACGAGCAGCAGCGCTGGGAAAACAGCGACTACGGGCCTGGCGCTGCTTCTTAA
- a CDS encoding DUF350 domain-containing protein, with protein MEYLNFKLIAASVIYSVIGIAILVISFVIFEKMTPRTLWREIMEEHNTALAIVAAAFMIAVALIISSAIHG; from the coding sequence ATGGAATACCTCAACTTCAAGCTTATTGCCGCCTCGGTTATTTACTCCGTCATCGGCATTGCTATTCTGGTTATCAGCTTCGTGATTTTTGAGAAGATGACCCCGCGCACGCTCTGGCGCGAGATTATGGAGGAGCACAACACGGCCCTGGCCATTGTGGCGGCGGCGTTCATGATTGCCGTGGCCCTGATCATCAGTTCTGCCATTCATGGATAA
- a CDS encoding polyamine aminopropyltransferase produces the protein MDKVPVRRARRAAPAAALPPAPADYHPALLLGSVFVIATCGLIYELIAGTLASYLLGDSVTQFSTIIGAYLFSMGIGSWLSRYLGGSLLRWFIRLEIMVGIVGGFSAPLLFVLFEYVTSFRLILYALVSLTGVLVGLEIPLLMRILENRFEFKDLVSRVFTFDYIGALLASLIFPLVLVPQLGLIRTSLLFGALNVVVAGVALYRFPETRPFRRSLAGGLVVSLLALVVCFGYAERIQTYTEDMAFQDQVIYSKSTTYQRIVLTKNQRELRLFLNGNLQFSSLDEYRYHEALVHPAMQALPQARRVLVLGGGDGLAVRELLKYPQLQSIRLVDLDAGMTRLFRQNEMLLGLNKRALLHPKVEVINGDAYQWVRQDTARYDCIVVDFPDPGNYSIGKLYSVAFYRELEKRLAPGGWIVVQSTSPYVARQSFWCVNHTLQAAGFTTLPYHCYVPSFGEWGFVLAGRNAHWRPDAGPLPPGLRYITPATIRDMRFFPPDMSEVPTEVNQLNNQALVRYFEEDWGPYVH, from the coding sequence ATGGATAAAGTGCCCGTGCGCCGGGCGCGGCGGGCTGCTCCGGCAGCGGCCCTACCCCCCGCCCCGGCCGATTACCACCCGGCGTTGCTGCTGGGCTCCGTGTTTGTTATTGCCACCTGCGGGCTGATTTACGAGCTGATTGCGGGCACGCTGGCCTCCTACCTGCTCGGCGACTCGGTAACGCAGTTCTCTACCATCATCGGGGCCTACCTCTTCTCCATGGGCATTGGCTCCTGGCTGTCGCGCTACCTGGGTGGGTCGTTGCTGCGGTGGTTTATCCGGCTGGAAATTATGGTGGGGATAGTGGGCGGCTTTTCGGCTCCGCTGCTGTTCGTGCTGTTCGAGTACGTCACCTCCTTCCGGCTGATTCTCTACGCCCTGGTGAGCCTGACCGGGGTGCTGGTGGGACTGGAAATTCCGCTGCTGATGCGGATTCTGGAGAACCGCTTCGAGTTCAAGGATCTTGTTTCCCGGGTCTTCACCTTCGATTATATCGGGGCGCTGCTGGCCTCGCTCATTTTTCCGCTGGTGCTGGTACCACAGCTGGGCCTTATCCGGACGTCGCTGCTCTTCGGGGCCCTGAACGTGGTAGTGGCTGGCGTGGCCCTGTACCGCTTCCCCGAAACCCGCCCGTTTCGGCGCAGTCTGGCGGGTGGCTTGGTGGTTTCCCTGCTCGCCCTAGTGGTTTGCTTTGGCTACGCGGAGCGCATCCAGACCTACACCGAAGACATGGCGTTCCAGGATCAGGTTATTTACTCTAAAAGCACTACCTACCAGCGCATCGTACTTACCAAAAACCAGCGCGAGCTGCGGCTTTTCCTGAACGGCAATTTGCAGTTCAGCTCCCTGGATGAGTACCGCTACCACGAGGCCCTGGTGCACCCCGCTATGCAGGCCCTACCCCAGGCCCGGCGCGTATTGGTGCTGGGCGGCGGTGACGGCTTGGCCGTGCGTGAGCTGCTGAAATACCCCCAGCTGCAAAGCATCCGCCTCGTGGACCTTGACGCGGGCATGACCCGGCTGTTTCGGCAGAACGAAATGCTGCTGGGTTTGAACAAGCGCGCCCTGCTTCACCCCAAGGTAGAAGTCATCAATGGCGACGCTTACCAGTGGGTACGCCAGGATACGGCCCGCTACGACTGCATTGTGGTGGATTTCCCCGATCCTGGCAACTACTCCATCGGCAAGCTGTATTCGGTGGCGTTCTACCGGGAGCTGGAAAAACGGTTGGCGCCCGGCGGCTGGATAGTGGTACAGAGCACTTCGCCGTACGTAGCCCGACAGTCGTTTTGGTGCGTGAACCACACGCTCCAGGCCGCCGGCTTTACTACCCTGCCTTACCATTGCTACGTGCCCTCGTTCGGGGAATGGGGCTTCGTGCTGGCCGGCCGCAACGCGCACTGGCGCCCCGATGCCGGCCCCCTACCCCCCGGCCTACGCTACATCACGCCCGCTACCATCCGCGACATGCGCTTCTTCCCACCCGATATGAGTGAGGTTCCAACCGAGGTCAACCAGCTCAACAACCAGGCCCTGGTGCGCTACTTCGAGGAAGACTGGGGCCCATACGTGCACTAG
- a CDS encoding NAD(P)-binding protein, with amino-acid sequence MPTRRNFLKQAAAGGAGLLLAPLAGLHSCAPSTSRSHIRGSLHGANHTTGHLLRDASRLPAPTHTRQVEVLIVGGGVAGLTARRELERRGFRPEQVLLIELDEQPGGNSRAGRNEVAAYPWGAHYLPIPDPRNHELLGFLQEAGVITGTDAASGLPFYNEYYLCHDPEERLYLRGHWQNGLVPELGVSPEEKQQIARFFELIDSLRLATGSDGRDAFRIPVAESSADEQFRKLDQVSFAEYLDQEGFTSPHLRWYLDYSCKDDYGATAAQVSAWAGLHYFASRKGRARNAAASDVLTWPEGNGFMAEQLRQQATSPMLTNTVAYALQETSTGLAVNCYNVATRQSTRVEAQRVILATPLFITERLLNSLPPTAQRSLPCHRAPWAVINLTLDGLPQGPGAPLSWDNVLYGTASVGYVNASHQSLSLNAAGPKVITCYLPLPADNPTQARQQAYQTPYDEWVRRILAELETAHPGITPHVQRADVWVWGHGMVAPTPGFVWGEARQQAAQPWQGKLFFAHTDLSGISIFEEGFYQGLRAAAEVAALA; translated from the coding sequence ATGCCTACCCGGCGCAACTTTCTGAAGCAGGCCGCGGCTGGCGGCGCGGGGCTGCTACTGGCTCCATTGGCCGGGCTGCACTCCTGTGCGCCTAGTACCAGCCGCAGCCACATTCGGGGCAGCCTGCACGGGGCCAACCACACTACGGGGCATTTACTGCGCGACGCTTCCCGGCTGCCGGCCCCTACCCATACCCGGCAGGTGGAAGTGCTGATTGTGGGTGGTGGGGTAGCCGGACTCACGGCACGGCGCGAATTGGAGCGTCGCGGCTTCCGGCCCGAGCAGGTGCTACTAATAGAGTTGGACGAGCAGCCCGGCGGCAACTCCCGCGCCGGTCGCAACGAGGTGGCCGCCTACCCCTGGGGTGCCCACTACCTGCCCATCCCCGACCCGCGTAACCACGAGCTACTAGGGTTTCTGCAGGAAGCCGGCGTTATTACAGGCACTGATGCGGCTTCGGGCCTACCCTTCTACAATGAATACTACCTCTGCCACGACCCCGAGGAGCGCCTTTACCTGCGCGGGCACTGGCAAAATGGGCTAGTGCCGGAATTAGGTGTGTCCCCGGAGGAGAAACAGCAGATTGCCCGGTTTTTCGAGCTGATTGACTCGCTGCGCCTCGCTACCGGCTCTGATGGTCGCGACGCCTTCCGGATTCCGGTGGCCGAATCGTCGGCCGATGAGCAGTTTCGGAAGCTGGACCAGGTTTCGTTTGCCGAGTATCTGGATCAGGAGGGCTTTACCAGCCCCCACCTGCGCTGGTACCTCGACTATAGCTGCAAGGACGACTACGGGGCTACGGCCGCTCAGGTATCGGCGTGGGCCGGGCTGCACTACTTTGCCTCCCGCAAGGGCCGCGCCCGCAATGCAGCCGCCTCTGATGTGCTGACCTGGCCCGAAGGCAACGGTTTTATGGCCGAGCAGCTTCGCCAACAGGCCACCTCTCCCATGCTGACCAACACCGTAGCCTACGCCCTGCAGGAAACCTCTACTGGCTTGGCCGTGAACTGCTACAACGTGGCTACCCGGCAAAGTACCCGCGTAGAGGCTCAACGGGTAATACTGGCTACCCCTCTGTTCATTACAGAACGGTTGCTGAATTCCTTGCCGCCCACTGCCCAGCGCTCCTTGCCCTGCCACCGGGCCCCGTGGGCCGTTATCAACCTCACACTGGATGGCCTGCCCCAGGGCCCCGGCGCGCCACTGAGCTGGGATAATGTGCTCTATGGCACGGCTTCCGTGGGCTACGTGAATGCCAGCCACCAAAGCCTGAGTTTGAATGCGGCGGGACCCAAAGTCATTACCTGCTACCTCCCCCTGCCGGCCGATAACCCTACCCAGGCCCGCCAGCAAGCCTACCAAACCCCCTACGATGAATGGGTACGCCGGATTCTGGCCGAGCTGGAAACCGCCCACCCCGGCATCACGCCCCACGTACAGCGCGCCGATGTGTGGGTATGGGGCCACGGCATGGTAGCGCCCACCCCCGGTTTTGTGTGGGGAGAAGCCCGCCAGCAAGCCGCCCAGCCCTGGCAGGGCAAGCTATTCTTCGCCCACACCGACCTCAGCGGTATTTCCATTTTCGAGGAAGGGTTCTATCAGGGGTTGCGCGCCGCTGCGGAGGTAGCAGCAC